A genomic region of Mycobacterium sp. Aquia_213 contains the following coding sequences:
- the fadD32 gene encoding long-chain-fatty-acid--AMP ligase FadD32: MAYHNPFIVNGKIKFPDNTNLVKHVEKWAKVRGGKLAYRFIDYSTERDGVYRDIVWSEFSTRNRAVGARLQQVTEPGDRIAILCPQNLDYLVAFFGALYAGRIAVPLFDPAEPGHVGRLHAVLDDCAPSTILTTTEAAEGVRKFIRARAAKERPRVVAVDAVPDEVAATWVAPDADEDTIAYLQYTSGSTRTPTGVQITHLNLPTNVLQVLNGLEGKDGDRGLSWLPFFHDMGLITALLSPVLGHSFTFMTPAAFVRRPGRWIREMARKPEDGPDCEVFTVAPNFAFEHAAVRGLPKDDEPPLDLSNVKGILNGSEPVSPASMRKFYEAFEPYGLRKTAIKPSYGLAEATLFVSTTPMDEAPTVIHVDREELNKQRFVEVAADSPNAVAQVSAGVIGVDEWAVIVDPDAASELPDGQIGEIWLHGKNLGTGYWGKEAETSEIFRNILKSRISASHAEGAEDDGLWVRTGDYGTYFNGHLYIAGRIKDLVIIDGRNHYPQDLEYSAQEASKALRTGYVAAFSVPANELPQAVFDNPHAGLKFDPDDTSEQLVIVAERAAGTHKLDYQPIADDIRAAIAVRHGVTVRDLLLVQSGTIPRTSSGKIGHRACRAAYLDGSLRSGIGSPTAFANEQTESRNHG, translated from the coding sequence ATGGCCTACCACAACCCGTTCATCGTGAATGGAAAGATCAAGTTCCCGGACAACACGAACTTGGTCAAGCACGTTGAGAAGTGGGCGAAGGTTCGCGGTGGCAAGTTGGCCTACCGGTTCATCGACTACTCCACCGAACGCGACGGCGTCTACCGCGACATCGTCTGGTCGGAATTCAGCACCCGCAACCGTGCCGTGGGCGCGCGTCTGCAGCAGGTCACCGAGCCCGGCGACCGGATCGCCATCTTGTGCCCGCAGAACCTCGACTACCTCGTCGCCTTCTTCGGCGCGCTGTATGCCGGCCGGATCGCGGTGCCGTTGTTCGATCCGGCCGAGCCGGGTCACGTCGGTCGCCTGCACGCCGTGCTCGACGATTGCGCGCCCTCGACGATCCTGACCACGACCGAGGCCGCCGAAGGCGTCCGCAAGTTCATCCGGGCCCGGGCGGCCAAGGAGCGGCCGCGTGTCGTCGCCGTCGACGCGGTGCCCGACGAGGTCGCCGCCACCTGGGTAGCGCCCGACGCCGACGAGGACACGATCGCCTACCTGCAGTACACCTCCGGGTCCACCCGGACCCCGACCGGCGTGCAGATCACCCATCTGAACCTGCCCACCAACGTGCTGCAGGTGCTCAACGGCCTGGAAGGCAAGGACGGCGACCGGGGGCTGTCCTGGCTGCCGTTCTTCCACGACATGGGGTTGATCACCGCGCTGCTGTCGCCGGTGCTCGGCCACAGCTTCACCTTCATGACGCCCGCCGCTTTCGTGCGCCGACCCGGCCGCTGGATCCGGGAGATGGCGCGCAAGCCGGAAGACGGCCCGGATTGCGAGGTCTTCACCGTCGCGCCCAACTTCGCCTTCGAGCACGCCGCGGTCCGCGGCCTGCCCAAGGACGACGAGCCGCCGCTGGACCTGAGCAACGTCAAGGGCATCCTGAACGGCAGCGAGCCGGTGTCCCCGGCGTCGATGCGCAAGTTCTACGAGGCGTTCGAGCCCTACGGTCTGCGCAAGACCGCGATCAAGCCGTCTTACGGGCTGGCCGAGGCGACGCTGTTCGTCTCCACCACGCCGATGGACGAGGCGCCCACCGTCATCCACGTCGACCGTGAAGAGCTGAACAAGCAGCGCTTCGTCGAGGTGGCAGCGGACTCGCCGAACGCCGTCGCGCAGGTGTCCGCCGGCGTCATCGGCGTCGACGAGTGGGCCGTCATCGTCGATCCCGATGCCGCCAGCGAGTTGCCGGACGGCCAGATCGGCGAGATCTGGTTGCACGGTAAGAACCTGGGCACCGGCTACTGGGGCAAGGAAGCCGAGACCTCCGAAATCTTCCGCAACATTCTCAAGTCGCGCATCAGCGCGTCGCACGCCGAGGGTGCCGAAGACGACGGGCTGTGGGTGCGCACCGGTGACTACGGCACCTACTTCAACGGCCACCTCTATATAGCGGGCCGCATCAAGGACCTGGTCATCATCGACGGCCGCAATCACTACCCGCAGGACCTCGAGTATTCGGCGCAGGAGGCCAGCAAGGCGTTGCGCACCGGATACGTCGCCGCCTTCTCGGTGCCGGCCAACGAGCTGCCGCAAGCGGTGTTCGACAATCCGCACGCCGGGCTCAAGTTCGACCCCGACGACACCTCCGAGCAGTTGGTGATCGTCGCCGAGCGTGCCGCCGGCACGCACAAGCTCGACTACCAGCCCATCGCCGACGACATTCGCGCGGCCATCGCCGTGCGTCACGGGGTTACCGTCCGTGACTTGCTGCTGGTGCAGTCGGGGACGATTCCCCGTACCTCCAGCGGCAAGATCGGACACCGTGCCTGCCGCGCCGCCTACCTCGACGGCAGCCTGCGCAGCGGCATTGGGTCCCCGACCGCTTTTGCCAATGAACAGACTGAATCCAGGAACCATGGCTGA
- the aftB gene encoding terminal beta-(1->2)-arabinofuranosyltransferase produces MPSASPGLEAIKREVMRRRPRVGRGGRRPFPYDIVVRVSLWVSVAVVAVLFGWGAWERRWIADDGLIVLRTVRNLLAGNGPVFNQGERVEANTSTAWTYLMYVGSWVGGPVRMEYVALVLALVLSVSGVALLMLGAGRLYAPSLRGRRAIMLPAGALVYIALPPARDFATSGLESGLTLAYLGLLWWMMVRWSQALRNRPDSDVFLGVLAFVAGFSVLVRPELALMGGLALIMMLIAARTWRRRVLIVVAGGFLPVAYQIFRMGYYGLLVPGTALAKDAAGDKWSQGMTYLSNFISPYAVWLPVLLLVPLGLLLMAARRRPSFLRPMLAPNYGRVARAVQSPPAAVAFVLVSGLLQALYWTRQGGDFMHARVLLAPLFCLLAPVAVIPVLIPDGQDYSRETGYWLAGAASLLWLGVAGWSLWAANSPGMGYDATHVTYSGIVDERRFYAQATGHAHPLTAADYLDYPRMAAVLAALDNTPDGALLLPSGNYIQWDIVPQLQQPPPAPGSPPDSKPPQKPQHAVFFTNLGMLGMNVGLDVRVIDQIGLANPLAQHTQRLTHGRIGHDKNLFPDWVIADGPWVKMYPGIPGYLDANWVAQAVAALQCPETKAVLASVRAPMSLHRFVSNFLHSFAFTGYRIDRVPLYELARCGLPVPEPIPPPLRE; encoded by the coding sequence TTGCCTTCGGCTAGCCCGGGTCTGGAGGCCATCAAGCGCGAGGTGATGCGCCGGCGGCCGAGGGTCGGGCGGGGTGGCCGGCGGCCGTTTCCGTACGACATCGTGGTTCGGGTCAGCCTGTGGGTGAGCGTGGCGGTGGTCGCCGTGCTGTTCGGTTGGGGAGCGTGGGAGCGGCGCTGGATCGCCGACGACGGACTGATCGTGCTGCGCACGGTGCGCAACCTGTTGGCCGGCAATGGGCCGGTTTTCAACCAGGGCGAGCGGGTCGAGGCGAACACCTCGACGGCGTGGACCTACCTGATGTACGTCGGCAGTTGGGTCGGTGGACCGGTGCGGATGGAGTACGTGGCGCTGGTGCTGGCGCTGGTTTTGTCCGTCTCGGGCGTGGCGCTGCTGATGCTGGGCGCCGGCCGGCTCTACGCCCCCAGCCTGCGGGGACGTCGGGCGATCATGCTGCCCGCCGGGGCGCTGGTCTACATCGCGCTGCCGCCGGCACGTGATTTCGCCACGTCGGGGCTCGAGAGCGGGCTGACGCTGGCCTATCTGGGGTTGCTGTGGTGGATGATGGTCCGCTGGTCACAGGCGCTGCGGAACCGGCCGGATAGCGACGTGTTCCTCGGGGTGCTGGCGTTTGTCGCGGGATTCAGTGTTCTGGTGCGGCCCGAGTTGGCGCTGATGGGCGGTCTGGCCCTGATCATGATGCTGATCGCGGCCCGGACCTGGCGCCGCCGGGTGCTGATCGTGGTGGCCGGCGGGTTCCTTCCGGTGGCCTACCAGATCTTCCGGATGGGCTATTACGGCCTGCTGGTGCCCGGGACGGCTCTGGCCAAGGACGCCGCCGGTGACAAGTGGTCCCAGGGCATGACCTACCTGTCGAACTTCATCTCGCCCTACGCGGTGTGGCTGCCGGTGCTGCTGCTGGTGCCGCTGGGGCTGCTGCTGATGGCGGCGCGGCGCCGGCCATCGTTCTTGCGCCCCATGCTCGCGCCCAATTACGGCCGGGTGGCGCGGGCGGTGCAAAGCCCGCCGGCGGCGGTCGCCTTCGTCCTGGTGAGCGGACTTCTGCAGGCCCTCTACTGGACCCGGCAGGGCGGCGATTTCATGCACGCGCGAGTGCTGCTGGCGCCCCTATTTTGTTTGCTGGCCCCGGTCGCCGTGATCCCGGTGCTGATCCCCGACGGGCAGGACTACTCGCGCGAAACGGGGTACTGGCTGGCCGGTGCCGCCAGCCTGCTGTGGCTCGGTGTCGCGGGCTGGTCGCTGTGGGCAGCAAACTCGCCGGGGATGGGTTACGACGCCACCCACGTCACCTACAGCGGCATCGTCGACGAGCGCCGCTTCTATGCCCAGGCGACCGGTCACGCGCACCCGCTGACCGCCGCCGATTACCTCGATTACCCGAGGATGGCGGCGGTGCTGGCGGCGCTGGACAACACCCCGGACGGGGCGTTGTTGCTGCCGTCCGGCAACTACATTCAGTGGGACATCGTGCCCCAACTGCAGCAGCCACCACCCGCTCCCGGCAGCCCTCCCGACAGCAAACCTCCGCAAAAGCCGCAACATGCAGTGTTTTTCACGAACTTGGGGATGCTGGGCATGAACGTCGGGCTCGATGTGCGGGTGATCGACCAAATCGGGCTGGCGAACCCGTTGGCTCAGCACACGCAGCGTCTGACGCACGGCCGGATCGGGCATGACAAGAACCTCTTCCCGGACTGGGTGATCGCCGACGGCCCCTGGGTGAAGATGTATCCGGGCATTCCGGGCTACCTGGACGCGAATTGGGTCGCCCAGGCGGTGGCGGCCCTGCAGTGTCCGGAGACCAAGGCGGTGCTGGCGTCGGTGCGCGCCCCGATGTCGCTGCACCGGTTCGTCTCAAACTTCTTGCACTCCTTCGCATTCACCGGGTACCGGATCGATCGGGTCCCGCTCTACGAGCTCGCCAGGTGCGGCCTACCGGTGCCGGAACCGATTCCGCCGCCGCTCCGCGAGTAA
- the ag85B gene encoding diacylglycerol acyltransferase/mycolyltransferase Ag85B, producing MTFVDRFRGAVARMPRRLAVGAVGAALLSGLIGVVGGPATAGAFSRPGLPVEYLQVPSAAMGRDIKIQFQSGGANAPALYLLDGMRAQDDFNGWDINTPAFEWYNQSGIAVVMPVGGQSSFYSDWYAPACGKAGCTTYKWETFLTSELPQYLSANKQVKPTGSAAVGLSMAGSSALILAAYHPDQFPYAGSLSALLDPSQGMGPTLIGLAMGDAGGYKTKDMWGPSSDPAWQRNDPSLQVAKLVANNTRIWVYCGNGKPSDLGGDNLPAKFLEGFVRTSNLKFQDAYNAAGGHNAVWNFDANGTHDWPYWGAQLHAMLPDLQSSLGATPGAGPATAAAAPSQGT from the coding sequence ATGACGTTTGTTGACAGGTTTCGCGGCGCCGTGGCACGTATGCCACGCCGACTCGCAGTTGGAGCCGTGGGCGCGGCCCTGCTATCGGGTCTGATCGGCGTCGTGGGGGGCCCGGCGACCGCAGGGGCGTTCTCACGCCCGGGTCTGCCGGTGGAGTACCTGCAGGTTCCGTCCGCGGCCATGGGCCGCGACATCAAGATTCAGTTCCAGAGCGGTGGCGCCAACGCGCCCGCGCTGTACCTGCTTGACGGTATGCGCGCGCAGGACGACTTCAACGGCTGGGACATCAACACCCCCGCGTTCGAGTGGTACAACCAGTCGGGCATCGCGGTCGTGATGCCGGTCGGCGGTCAGTCCAGCTTCTACTCCGACTGGTACGCGCCCGCCTGCGGTAAGGCCGGCTGCACCACATACAAGTGGGAGACCTTCCTCACCAGTGAGCTGCCGCAATACCTGTCGGCCAACAAGCAGGTCAAGCCGACCGGCAGCGCGGCCGTCGGTCTGTCGATGGCCGGTTCGTCGGCGCTGATCCTCGCCGCCTACCACCCCGACCAGTTCCCATACGCCGGCTCGCTGTCGGCGCTGCTGGACCCGTCCCAGGGCATGGGGCCGACGCTGATCGGTCTGGCCATGGGCGACGCCGGTGGCTACAAGACGAAGGACATGTGGGGGCCGTCCAGCGACCCGGCGTGGCAGCGCAACGACCCGTCGCTGCAGGTCGCCAAGCTCGTCGCCAACAACACCCGGATCTGGGTGTACTGCGGTAACGGCAAGCCGTCCGACCTCGGTGGCGACAACCTGCCCGCCAAGTTCCTGGAAGGCTTCGTGCGGACCAGCAACCTGAAGTTCCAGGACGCGTACAACGCGGCCGGCGGCCACAACGCGGTGTGGAACTTCGACGCCAACGGCACCCACGACTGGCCCTACTGGGGCGCGCAGCTGCACGCCATGCTGCCCGACCTGCAGTCGTCGCTGGGCGCGACCCCGGGTGCCGGCCCGGCCACGGCCGCGGCTGCCCCGAGCCAGGGCACGTAA
- a CDS encoding esterase family protein produces the protein MRGLSTLLRVLCVAALTLGFGGVAAGITGKAAAASYETLMVPSGAMGRDIPVAFLGGGPHAVYLLDAFNAAPDVSNWVTAGNAMGTLGGKGISVVAPAGGAWSMYTNWEQDGSKQWDTFLSSELPDWLAANKGLAPGGHAAVGASQGGYAAMALAAFHPDRFGFAGSLSGFLYPSNTTTNGSILAGLQQFGGVDGNGMWGAPQLGRWKWHDPYVHSALLAQNNTRVWVWSPTTMAGDAAAMIGQAGEAMGNSRMFYQQYRSNGGHNGHFDFPGGGDNGWGSWSGQLGAMSGDIVGAIR, from the coding sequence GTGCGGGGTCTGTCAACGCTTCTGCGGGTGCTCTGCGTTGCCGCGCTGACACTCGGATTCGGCGGTGTGGCGGCAGGAATCACGGGTAAGGCTGCAGCGGCGAGTTACGAGACGCTGATGGTGCCGTCCGGCGCCATGGGCCGTGATATCCCGGTCGCCTTCCTGGGGGGTGGTCCGCACGCCGTCTATCTGCTGGACGCCTTCAACGCCGCCCCCGACGTCAGCAATTGGGTGACCGCGGGCAACGCGATGGGCACGCTGGGCGGCAAGGGGATCTCCGTGGTCGCACCCGCCGGTGGCGCCTGGAGCATGTACACCAACTGGGAGCAGGACGGCAGCAAGCAGTGGGACACCTTCCTGTCCAGCGAGCTACCCGACTGGCTGGCCGCCAATAAGGGCCTGGCACCCGGCGGCCACGCTGCCGTGGGCGCGTCTCAGGGCGGCTATGCCGCGATGGCGCTGGCCGCCTTCCATCCCGACCGCTTCGGCTTCGCCGGCTCGCTGTCGGGATTCCTCTACCCGTCGAACACCACCACGAACGGTTCGATCCTGGCCGGCCTGCAGCAGTTCGGCGGCGTGGACGGCAACGGCATGTGGGGAGCCCCGCAGCTGGGCCGGTGGAAGTGGCACGACCCCTACGTGCACTCCGCTCTGCTGGCGCAGAACAACACCCGGGTGTGGGTCTGGAGCCCGACGACCATGGCCGGAGATGCGGCCGCGATGATCGGGCAAGCCGGCGAGGCGATGGGCAACAGCCGCATGTTCTATCAGCAGTACCGCAGCAACGGCGGCCACAACGGGCACTTCGATTTCCCGGGCGGCGGCGACAACGGCTGGGGCTCGTGGTCGGGACAGCTGGGCGCCATGTCGGGCGACATCGTGGGAGCCATCCGCTAG
- a CDS encoding decaprenyl-phosphate phosphoribosyltransferase, translating to MSEDVVTGKPPANLITGVIKAMRPRQWVKNVLVVAAPVAAAGRGVRYDYAEVATKVGVAFVVFCLAASAIYLINDVRDVEADREHPTKRFRPIAAGVVPEWLAYALAVVLGAASLAISWWLTPNLAVVMGVYLTMQLAYCFGLKHQAVMDICIVSSAYLLRAIAGGAATDIPLSQWFLLTAAFASLFMVAGKRYAELQLAERTGAAIRKSLESYTSTYLRFVWTMSATAVVLCYGMWAFERDRYSGSWFAVSMVPFTIAILRYAVDVDGGLAGEPEDIALRDRVLQLLFLAWIATVGAAVAFG from the coding sequence ATGAGCGAAGACGTGGTGACCGGAAAACCTCCGGCGAACCTGATCACCGGCGTGATCAAGGCGATGCGCCCGCGCCAATGGGTGAAGAACGTGTTGGTGGTGGCCGCTCCGGTGGCCGCGGCCGGCCGCGGCGTCCGCTACGACTACGCCGAAGTGGCGACCAAGGTCGGCGTGGCGTTCGTGGTCTTCTGCCTGGCGGCCTCCGCGATCTACCTGATCAACGACGTCCGCGACGTCGAGGCGGACCGGGAGCACCCGACCAAGCGATTCCGGCCGATCGCGGCCGGCGTGGTGCCCGAATGGCTGGCCTACGCGCTGGCCGTGGTGCTGGGTGCGGCCTCCCTGGCGATTTCCTGGTGGCTCACGCCGAACCTCGCGGTGGTGATGGGCGTCTACCTCACGATGCAGCTGGCCTACTGCTTCGGCCTGAAACACCAAGCGGTGATGGACATCTGCATCGTGTCGTCGGCGTATCTGCTCCGGGCCATCGCCGGGGGCGCGGCCACCGACATTCCGCTGTCGCAATGGTTCTTGCTGACGGCGGCGTTCGCGTCGCTGTTCATGGTGGCCGGCAAGCGTTACGCGGAATTGCAGTTGGCCGAGCGCACCGGAGCGGCGATCCGCAAATCGCTGGAGAGTTACACCAGTACCTACCTGCGATTCGTCTGGACGATGTCGGCGACCGCGGTGGTGTTGTGCTACGGGATGTGGGCATTCGAGCGGGACCGCTATTCGGGTTCCTGGTTCGCGGTCTCGATGGTCCCGTTCACGATCGCGATCCTGCGCTATGCGGTCGACGTCGACGGCGGACTGGCCGGCGAGCCCGAAGACATTGCGCTGCGTGACCGGGTGTTGCAGCTGCTGTTCCTGGCGTGGATCGCAACAGTTGGTGCCGCCGTTGCCTTCGGCTAG
- a CDS encoding phosphatase PAP2 family protein: MAESAVPRGEVAAMVAVQSALANRPGVLATARGMSHFGEHSVGWLIVELLGALLRERRRREWLVAAAGTFAAHAAAVLIKRVVRRKRPHDPAVAVNVGTPSQLSFPSAHATSTTTAAILMGRATGLPLPAVLVPPMALSRILLGVHYPSDVAFGVALGAAVARLALWLDRKSR; this comes from the coding sequence ATGGCTGAATCGGCGGTGCCACGCGGCGAAGTGGCCGCGATGGTGGCCGTTCAGTCGGCACTGGCTAACCGCCCCGGGGTGTTGGCCACCGCACGCGGAATGTCTCACTTCGGGGAGCACAGCGTCGGGTGGCTGATCGTCGAATTGCTGGGCGCCCTGTTGCGGGAGCGCCGCCGCCGGGAATGGCTGGTGGCCGCGGCCGGCACGTTCGCCGCGCATGCGGCCGCCGTGTTGATCAAGCGGGTGGTGCGACGCAAACGCCCACATGACCCCGCCGTCGCGGTCAATGTCGGCACACCCAGCCAGCTCAGCTTCCCGTCCGCGCACGCCACCTCCACGACGACCGCGGCCATCCTGATGGGCCGGGCCACCGGGCTGCCGCTGCCCGCCGTGCTGGTTCCGCCGATGGCCTTGTCGCGGATACTGCTGGGCGTGCACTATCCCAGCGACGTTGCTTTCGGCGTGGCGCTCGGCGCCGCGGTCGCGCGCCTTGCACTCTGGCTCGATAGAAAGTCGAGATAG
- a CDS encoding cutinase family protein yields the protein MTTNAQRKRRRILAWVAALSMAGVVLLVIVAVVTMLRSAEGPPSAVPPGILPPSSTTTHPHKPRPASQDASCPDVELMVIPGTWESSPQDDPLNPMQFPNALLHNMTGAISQQFPPSRVLTYTVPYTAQFNNPLGGIKQMSYNDSRAEGTRAAVQALTDMNNKCPLTSYVLVGFSQGAVIAGDIASDVGNGRGPVDDDLVLGVTLIADGRRQQGVGNDVGPNPPGEGAEVTLHEVPVLSGLGLTMTGARPGGFGDLNSKTNEICAAGDLICAAPNEAFSVANLPNTLNTLAGGAGQPVHAMYATPQFWNLDGATSTDWTLNWARNLIENAPHPKHG from the coding sequence ATGACCACGAACGCCCAGCGCAAGCGCCGCCGAATCCTGGCTTGGGTGGCCGCGCTGTCCATGGCCGGGGTCGTCTTGTTGGTCATCGTGGCCGTGGTGACGATGCTGCGCAGCGCCGAAGGTCCGCCCAGCGCGGTCCCGCCCGGCATCTTGCCGCCGTCCTCGACGACGACGCATCCGCACAAGCCCCGCCCGGCCTCGCAGGACGCTTCCTGTCCCGACGTGGAGTTGATGGTGATTCCCGGGACGTGGGAGTCGTCCCCGCAGGACGATCCGCTCAACCCGATGCAGTTCCCGAATGCGTTGCTGCACAACATGACCGGCGCGATCAGCCAGCAGTTTCCGCCTTCGCGGGTGCTGACCTACACCGTTCCCTACACCGCGCAGTTCAACAATCCGCTGGGCGGCATCAAGCAGATGTCCTACAACGACAGCCGGGCCGAAGGCACTCGCGCGGCGGTCCAGGCGCTGACCGACATGAATAACAAGTGCCCGCTCACCAGTTACGTGCTGGTGGGTTTCTCGCAGGGCGCGGTGATCGCCGGCGACATCGCCAGCGATGTCGGTAACGGTCGCGGGCCCGTCGACGACGACCTGGTGCTGGGCGTGACGTTGATCGCAGACGGCCGCCGCCAGCAGGGGGTGGGCAACGACGTCGGGCCCAACCCGCCGGGCGAGGGCGCCGAGGTCACCCTGCACGAGGTGCCGGTGCTGTCGGGGCTCGGTTTGACGATGACCGGCGCACGGCCCGGCGGCTTCGGCGACCTCAACAGCAAGACGAACGAGATCTGCGCGGCCGGCGATTTGATCTGCGCCGCCCCGAACGAGGCATTCAGCGTCGCGAACCTGCCGAATACACTCAACACGCTGGCCGGCGGTGCGGGCCAGCCGGTCCACGCCATGTACGCCACCCCCCAGTTCTGGAATCTGGATGGCGCCACGTCCACGGACTGGACATTGAACTGGGCGCGTAATCTCATCGAAAACGCGCCACACCCCAAGCACGGGTAA